One Fusobacterium nucleatum genomic window carries:
- the rplT gene encoding 50S ribosomal protein L20 codes for MRVKTGIIRRKRHKRVLKAAKGFRGASGDAFKQAKQATRRAMAFATRDRKVNKRRMRQLWITRINSAARMNGVSYSVLMNGLKKAGILLDRKVLADIALNNTTEFTKLVEAAKSAL; via the coding sequence ATGAGAGTAAAAACTGGAATTATAAGAAGAAAAAGACATAAAAGAGTATTAAAAGCTGCAAAAGGATTTAGAGGTGCATCAGGAGACGCTTTTAAACAAGCTAAACAGGCTACTAGAAGAGCAATGGCTTTTGCAACAAGAGATAGAAAAGTTAATAAAAGAAGAATGAGACAACTATGGATTACAAGAATAAACTCTGCTGCAAGAATGAATGGAGTTTCTTATTCTGTATTAATGAATGGTCTTAAAAAAGCTGGTATCTTACTTGATAGAAAAGTTCTAGCTGATATAGCTTTAAATAATACTACTGAATTTACAAAATTAGTAGAAGCTGCTAAGTCTGCTCTATAA
- a CDS encoding DEAD/DEAH box helicase: MTEVKFYMLVEGEDTLYLALYDSEKNLISGYSNLNQNDINNYIENLENEKEFFISWEEEKSSYYLKLDERSISYLLGQNNFVNADFEIIEKKEVKNIALFIRDNKEIEDRLDIYIEINDNLLTKNNIVGNYIYSQGTFYKVDIEEDTEFPLSDLFQKIDKYELESYATLILKNYKNIDLKYEDYETVVSKERNAIPQIIIEKISFDNSLYIKINSIISTMDYEFFTKNKIETVLIVNELEKKLEISKINLENLSSDMFEIVKVLTKLQKSIGLKSSYYIDNENFIILNEELAKEFVKKELLQLTGKYSIIGTDRLRKYNIKAVRPKLSGRFSYNLDYFEGEVEVEIEGEKFSIQQLLNNYKKDEYIILSDGTNALINREYIEKLQRVFKEEDGNKIKVSFFDMPIVQDMIDEKAFENDFMGSKDFFEGINELPKEEVEYPKLNATLRDYQKYGYKWLKYLTDNNLGACLADDMGLGKTLQAIALLSNLHEEKKKKSMVIMPKSLIYNWENEIKKFAPKLKVGVYYGINRDFSSLKKVDVILTTYGTIRNDIENLLEQKFDLLVLDESQNIKNINSQTTKAVLLLNAKKRIALSGTPIENNLLELYSLFRFLNPEMFGSVQKFTNSYILPIQKYSDTSTIEELKKKIYPFLLRRVKKEVLEDLPDKIEKLVYVDMNDEHRRFYEERRRYYYSLLQKNTSSQGNFDKFFVLQAINELRHIVSSPELETKKIISSKKEVLIENVIEAIENNHKVLVFVNYLSSIESICDSLKENKIKYLKMTGQTKDRQNLVDKFQSDSRYKVFVMTLKTGGVGLNLVSADTIFIYDPWWNTTVENQAIDRAYRLGQDKTVFAYKMIMRNTIEEKILKLQEIKNKLLDDLISEDNLSTKNLSKNDIEFILGS, from the coding sequence ATGACAGAGGTAAAGTTTTATATGCTAGTTGAAGGAGAAGATACTCTTTATCTAGCTTTATATGATTCTGAAAAAAATTTAATTAGTGGTTACTCTAATTTAAATCAGAATGATATAAACAATTATATAGAAAATTTAGAAAATGAAAAAGAATTTTTCATTAGTTGGGAAGAAGAAAAAAGTAGTTACTATTTAAAATTAGATGAAAGATCAATTTCTTATCTTTTAGGACAAAATAATTTTGTAAATGCTGACTTTGAAATAATAGAAAAAAAGGAAGTTAAAAATATAGCTTTATTTATAAGAGATAATAAAGAAATAGAAGATAGATTAGATATTTATATAGAAATTAATGACAATCTTTTAACGAAGAATAATATAGTTGGAAATTACATTTATTCACAAGGTACTTTCTATAAGGTAGATATAGAAGAAGATACAGAATTTCCATTGTCAGATTTATTTCAAAAAATAGATAAATATGAACTTGAAAGCTATGCTACTTTGATTTTAAAGAATTATAAGAATATAGACTTAAAATATGAAGATTATGAAACTGTTGTAAGTAAGGAAAGAAATGCTATTCCACAGATAATAATAGAAAAGATATCTTTTGATAATAGTCTTTATATAAAGATAAACTCTATTATATCTACAATGGACTATGAGTTTTTTACAAAAAATAAAATAGAAACTGTACTTATTGTAAATGAACTAGAAAAAAAGTTAGAAATTTCTAAAATAAATTTAGAAAATTTAAGTTCAGATATGTTTGAGATAGTTAAGGTTTTAACTAAATTACAAAAGAGTATAGGATTAAAATCTTCATATTACATAGATAATGAAAATTTTATTATTTTAAATGAAGAATTAGCAAAAGAATTTGTAAAAAAAGAATTGCTACAACTTACAGGAAAATACAGTATTATTGGTACAGATAGACTGAGAAAATATAATATAAAAGCTGTTAGACCAAAATTAAGTGGAAGATTTAGCTATAATCTTGATTATTTTGAAGGAGAAGTAGAAGTTGAGATAGAAGGAGAAAAGTTTTCTATTCAACAACTTTTAAATAACTATAAAAAAGATGAGTATATTATTTTAAGTGATGGAACAAATGCTTTAATTAATAGAGAATACATAGAGAAATTACAAAGAGTATTTAAAGAAGAAGATGGAAATAAAATAAAAGTTTCATTCTTTGATATGCCAATAGTTCAAGATATGATTGATGAAAAAGCTTTTGAAAATGATTTTATGGGAAGCAAAGATTTCTTTGAAGGAATAAATGAATTACCAAAAGAGGAAGTTGAATATCCTAAACTGAATGCAACTTTAAGAGATTATCAAAAATATGGCTATAAGTGGCTTAAATATTTAACAGATAATAATTTAGGAGCATGTTTAGCAGATGATATGGGACTAGGTAAGACATTACAAGCCATAGCATTACTTAGTAATCTTCATGAAGAAAAAAAGAAAAAATCTATGGTAATAATGCCTAAAAGTTTAATATATAACTGGGAAAATGAAATTAAAAAGTTTGCACCTAAGTTAAAAGTTGGAGTGTATTATGGTATAAATAGAGATTTTTCTTCTCTAAAAAAGGTTGATGTAATTTTAACTACTTATGGAACTATAAGAAATGATATTGAAAACCTCTTAGAACAAAAATTTGACCTACTTGTCTTAGATGAATCTCAAAATATTAAAAATATTAATTCACAGACAACAAAGGCAGTGTTACTTTTAAATGCTAAGAAAAGAATAGCATTAAGTGGAACTCCTATTGAAAATAATCTATTGGAGCTATATTCACTGTTTAGATTTTTAAATCCAGAGATGTTTGGTTCAGTACAAAAATTTACTAATAGCTATATACTACCTATACAAAAGTACTCTGATACTTCAACTATTGAAGAGTTAAAAAAGAAAATATATCCTTTCTTATTGAGAAGAGTCAAAAAAGAAGTATTGGAAGACTTACCAGATAAGATAGAAAAATTGGTTTATGTAGATATGAATGATGAACATAGAAGATTCTATGAAGAAAGAAGAAGATATTATTATTCATTACTTCAAAAAAATACTTCAAGTCAAGGAAACTTTGATAAATTTTTTGTTTTACAAGCTATAAATGAACTAAGGCATATAGTGAGTTCTCCTGAATTAGAAACTAAAAAAATTATTTCAAGTAAAAAGGAAGTTTTAATTGAAAATGTAATAGAAGCCATTGAAAATAATCATAAGGTATTAGTATTTGTGAATTATTTATCTTCAATAGAAAGTATCTGTGATTCATTAAAAGAAAATAAGATAAAGTATTTAAAGATGACAGGGCAAACAAAAGATAGACAAAATTTAGTGGATAAATTTCAGAGTGATAGCAGATATAAAGTATTTGTAATGACATTAAAAACAGGTGGGGTAGGTTTAAATCTAGTGTCTGCTGATACTATATTTATTTATGACCCTTGGTGGAATACAACTGTTGAAAACCAAGCTATTGACAGAGCATATAGATTGGGACAAGATAAAACAGTTTTTGCTTACAAGATGATTATGAGAAATACAATAGAGGAAAAAATATTAAAATTGCAAGAAATTAAAAATAAATTATTAGATGATTTAATATCAGAAGATAATTTGTCTACAAAAAATCTATCTAAAAATGATATAGAATTTATTTTGGGGAGTTAG
- a CDS encoding N-acetyltransferase: MDIIHYEGNGFYIYDENKEILARLEYKRNDNVLIFDHTVVSDKLKGQGIAQKLLDEAVDYARKNNFKVHPVCSYVVKKFETGNYDDIKI; encoded by the coding sequence ATGGATATAATTCATTATGAAGGAAATGGTTTCTATATTTATGATGAAAACAAAGAAATTTTAGCAAGACTTGAATATAAAAGAAATGACAATGTTTTAATTTTTGATCATACTGTTGTATCTGACAAATTAAAAGGACAAGGGATTGCTCAAAAACTCTTAGATGAAGCTGTTGATTATGCTAGAAAAAATAACTTTAAAGTACATCCAGTATGTTCTTATGTAGTTAAAAAATTTGAAACAGGAAATTATGACGATATAAAAATTTAA
- a CDS encoding MBL fold metallo-hydrolase, whose translation MVYYIYHSAFVIELEKSILIFDFYRFPSNKKKEKEEFFNRFIKRTDKKVYVFSTHSHSDHFNKEILTWLEMNENIKYILSDDIKIHKHKNFYFTKEDDSFELDNLKINTFGSTDLGSSFYVNTEDKNIFHSGDLHFWHWEDDTPEEEKTMYDGYIAQLEKIKKLDRIDIAFVPVDPRLGVNTLEGVELFYKLLKPKIIIPMHFSDDYSRMKEFIEKFKYNEDVKVIEIEDSMEKVLE comes from the coding sequence ATGGTTTATTATATTTACCATAGTGCTTTTGTAATAGAATTAGAAAAAAGTATTTTAATATTTGATTTTTATAGATTTCCTAGCAATAAAAAGAAAGAAAAAGAGGAATTTTTTAATAGATTTATAAAGAGAACAGATAAAAAAGTTTATGTATTTTCAACACATAGTCATTCAGATCATTTTAATAAAGAAATTTTAACTTGGTTAGAAATGAATGAAAATATAAAATATATTTTAAGTGATGATATAAAGATACATAAACATAAAAACTTTTATTTTACAAAAGAAGATGATAGTTTTGAATTAGATAATTTAAAGATAAATACTTTTGGTTCAACTGATTTAGGCTCTTCATTTTATGTAAATACAGAAGATAAAAATATATTTCACTCAGGAGATTTACATTTCTGGCATTGGGAAGATGATACACCTGAGGAAGAAAAAACCATGTATGATGGCTATATAGCTCAACTTGAAAAAATAAAAAAATTAGATAGAATTGATATAGCTTTTGTTCCAGTAGACCCGAGACTTGGAGTTAATACGCTAGAGGGAGTAGAATTGTTTTATAAGTTATTAAAGCCTAAAATAATTATTCCTATGCACTTCTCTGATGATTATAGTAGAATGAAAGAATTTATTGAAAAGTTTAAATATAATGAAGATGTTAAAGTTATAGAAATAGAAGATAGTATGGAGAAAGTATTGGAGTAA
- the infC gene encoding translation initiation factor IF-3, with protein MYFRTGFCLFYFFQWRCSVISDKTRINEKIRGKEFRIISFDGEQLGIMTAEQALNLASSQGYDLVEIAPSATPPVCKIMDYSKYKYEQTRKLKEAKKNQKQVVIKEIKVTARIDSHDLETKLNQVTKFLEKENKVKVTLVLFGREKMYANLGVTTLDEIAEKFAETAEVEKKYADKQKHLILSPKKIK; from the coding sequence TTGTATTTTAGAACAGGCTTTTGCCTGTTTTATTTTTTTCAATGGAGGTGTAGTGTTATTTCTGACAAAACAAGAATAAACGAAAAGATTAGAGGGAAAGAATTCAGAATTATTTCTTTTGATGGTGAACAATTAGGTATTATGACAGCAGAACAAGCTTTAAATTTAGCTTCTTCACAAGGCTATGATTTAGTTGAGATTGCTCCAAGTGCAACCCCACCTGTTTGTAAAATAATGGATTATAGCAAATATAAATATGAACAGACAAGAAAATTAAAAGAAGCTAAGAAAAATCAAAAGCAAGTTGTCATTAAGGAAATTAAAGTGACTGCAAGAATTGACAGCCATGATTTAGAAACTAAACTTAATCAAGTTACTAAATTCTTAGAGAAAGAAAATAAAGTAAAAGTTACTTTGGTATTGTTTGGTAGAGAAAAGATGTATGCTAATCTAGGGGTTACAACACTAGATGAGATAGCTGAAAAATTTGCTGAAACTGCTGAGGTAGAAAAAAAATATGCTGATAAACAAAAACATTTAATCTTATCACCTAAAAAAATAAAGTAA
- the ffh gene encoding signal recognition particle protein, whose amino-acid sequence MLENLGNRFQDIFKKIRGHGKLSESNIKDALREVKMSLLEADVNYKVVKDFTNKISEKAIGTEVIRGVNPAQQFIKLVNDELVELLGGTSSKLTKGLRNPTIIMLAGLQGAGKTTFAAKLAKFLKKQNEKLLLVGVDVYRPAAIKQLEVLGQQIGVDVYSEEDNKDVVGIATRAIEKAKEINATYMIVDTAGRLHVDETLMEELKELKKAIKPQEILLVVDAMIGQDAVNLAESFNNALSVDGVILTKLDGDTRGGAALSIKAVVGKPIKFIGVGEKLNDIEIFHPDRLVSRILGMGDVVSLVEKAQEVIDENEAKSLEEKIKSQKFDLNDFLKQLQTIKRLGSLGGILKLIPGMPKIDDLAPAEKEMKKVEAIIQSMTKEERKKPDILKASRKIRIAKGSGTDVSDVNKLLKQFEQMKSMMKMFSSGKMPNMGAMGKGGKFPF is encoded by the coding sequence ATGTTAGAAAATTTAGGAAATAGATTTCAGGATATTTTTAAGAAAATTAGAGGGCATGGTAAACTTAGTGAATCTAATATAAAAGATGCTCTTAGAGAAGTTAAAATGTCTCTTTTAGAAGCAGATGTTAACTATAAGGTAGTTAAAGATTTTACTAACAAAATTAGTGAAAAAGCAATAGGAACAGAAGTTATAAGAGGAGTAAATCCAGCACAACAATTTATAAAGTTAGTAAATGATGAACTTGTTGAACTTTTAGGAGGAACTAGCTCAAAACTAACAAAAGGACTTAGAAATCCAACAATAATAATGTTAGCAGGTTTACAAGGAGCAGGAAAAACAACTTTTGCTGCAAAACTTGCTAAGTTTTTAAAAAAACAAAATGAAAAATTATTATTAGTTGGAGTGGATGTTTACAGACCTGCAGCTATAAAACAATTAGAAGTTTTAGGACAACAAATAGGAGTAGATGTCTATTCAGAAGAAGATAATAAAGATGTTGTTGGAATTGCAACAAGAGCAATAGAGAAAGCAAAAGAAATAAATGCAACTTATATGATAGTTGACACAGCAGGTAGACTGCATGTAGATGAAACTCTTATGGAGGAGCTAAAAGAACTAAAAAAAGCAATAAAACCACAAGAAATTTTACTTGTTGTTGATGCTATGATAGGACAAGATGCTGTTAATTTAGCTGAATCTTTTAATAATGCTTTGAGTGTTGATGGAGTTATATTAACTAAATTAGATGGAGATACTCGTGGAGGAGCAGCCTTATCTATTAAAGCTGTTGTTGGAAAGCCAATAAAGTTTATTGGAGTTGGAGAAAAACTTAATGATATTGAGATTTTTCACCCAGATAGACTAGTTTCAAGAATATTAGGAATGGGAGATGTTGTCTCTCTTGTTGAAAAAGCACAAGAAGTAATAGATGAAAATGAAGCAAAGTCTTTAGAAGAAAAAATAAAGTCTCAAAAATTTGATTTAAATGACTTCTTAAAACAACTACAAACAATAAAAAGATTGGGTTCACTTGGTGGAATATTAAAACTAATACCAGGTATGCCAAAGATTGATGACCTAGCTCCAGCTGAAAAGGAGATGAAAAAAGTTGAAGCAATAATTCAGTCTATGACAAAAGAAGAAAGAAAGAAACCTGATATTTTAAAAGCAAGCAGAAAAATAAGAATTGCAAAAGGTAGTGGAACAGATGTATCAGATGTAAATAAACTACTTAAACAATTTGAGCAAATGAAATCTATGATGAAAATGTTTAGTTCAGGTAAAATGCCTAATATGGGTGCTATGGGCAAAGGTGGAAAATTCCCATTTTAA
- the dnaE gene encoding DNA polymerase III subunit alpha produces the protein MDNFVHLNLHTEYSLSEGVNSIDSFLTRAKELGMTSLAVTDYANMFCAVEFYQKAKKIGIKPIIGLELPIFNKDEQNIFNLTLLAKNYNGYKNLVKLASELYKKNENRELKLNKELLKEHSQDLIALSSSMNGEIGKAILTNSSDEKINSIINEYIEIFSKENFYLEIQTNELTETKIINDKFYDLAKFYNLELVATNNVYYVDRDGYELQDVIICIQSGLKVKEKSRKRAISKELYLKSKDEMKRFLGEKFEKAIENANYIADLCNVEISFGNLQFPYYEVPSEYSGMDEYLKTICHTNIKKLYKEDLTKDILDRLEYELSVIIKMGYSGYFIVVWDFISYAKRRGIPVGPGRGSAAGSLVAYCLGITMIDPIRYNLLFERFLNPERISMPDIDIDICRERRDELIDYVVHKYGRDRVAHIITFGRMKARAAIRDIGRVLDTDLKKIDKLSKLVSPFQALEKTLKENVEVAKLYTTDIELQKVIDLAIRIENTVRHVSTHAAGILITKEDLDRTVPIYLDEKEGVIATQYQMKELEELGLLKIDFLGLKNLSNIQRTIDYIKKYKNINIDLYKIPLDDKKVFQMLSLGDSTGVFQLESAGIRKIMKRLKPDKFEDIVALLALYRPGPLQSGMVDDFINRKNGKEKIEYPHKNLEIILKETYGVILYQEQVMKIASYMADYNLGEADLLRRAMGKKNFAIMRENREKFIERAVNNGYTVEKSEEIFELIDKFAGYGFNKSHSVAYAMISYWTAYFKVHYPAFYYAAVMTSEISETGDIAYYFNDAKEHGVRVYSPNVNSSSAYFEVKNDGITYSLAAIKNFGLTMAKKIVEDVKLNGKYTTLEEFIFRNKKNGMNKRALEALILSGALDEIKGNRKEKFLSIDKVLDYSSKVPKTDEIQQMNLFGEAAKTIDKFNLAISEDFSLEEKLNKEQEFLGFYLSSHPLDRYKDILTAFSIKKLSEFDLVGNQVVKTFGTITNLKKIITKKEEQMAMFNLICYDRSLSCIAFPRVYERFITEIIEKKTVYIEGKIQIDNYKGERTNKLLVDRLVELDKIYEYPAKKLFILIEPEDSYRYSRLKDLINFNKGKTQIVFAIKNKDERKLQAMNKGVKLSKEFFENLVELMGIDKIKIVM, from the coding sequence ATGGATAATTTTGTTCATTTGAATTTACATACTGAATATAGTTTATCAGAGGGTGTAAATAGCATAGATAGTTTTTTAACAAGAGCAAAAGAATTAGGAATGACTTCATTGGCAGTAACAGATTATGCCAATATGTTTTGTGCTGTTGAATTTTATCAAAAAGCTAAAAAAATAGGAATAAAGCCAATTATTGGTCTAGAGTTACCTATTTTTAATAAAGATGAGCAAAATATTTTTAATTTAACTTTACTTGCTAAAAACTATAATGGATACAAGAATTTAGTTAAATTAGCTTCTGAACTATATAAAAAAAATGAAAATAGAGAGTTAAAATTAAATAAGGAGCTTTTAAAAGAACATAGCCAAGATTTAATTGCACTTTCATCTTCAATGAATGGAGAAATTGGAAAAGCTATTTTAACCAATTCATCAGATGAAAAAATTAATAGTATAATCAATGAATATATTGAGATATTTTCAAAAGAAAATTTTTATTTAGAAATTCAAACCAATGAACTTACTGAAACAAAGATAATAAATGATAAATTTTATGATTTAGCAAAATTTTATAACTTAGAATTAGTTGCAACTAATAATGTTTATTATGTTGATAGAGATGGCTATGAATTACAGGATGTTATAATCTGTATTCAGTCAGGTTTAAAGGTAAAGGAAAAAAGCAGAAAAAGAGCTATTTCAAAGGAATTATACCTAAAATCTAAAGATGAAATGAAAAGATTTTTAGGAGAAAAATTTGAAAAAGCCATTGAAAATGCAAATTATATAGCAGATTTATGTAATGTTGAAATAAGTTTTGGAAATTTACAATTTCCATATTATGAAGTTCCAAGTGAATATTCTGGAATGGATGAATATTTAAAGACTATCTGCCATACTAATATTAAAAAATTATATAAAGAAGATTTAACTAAGGATATCTTAGATAGATTAGAGTATGAATTATCAGTTATTATAAAAATGGGGTATTCCGGATATTTTATAGTGGTTTGGGATTTTATATCTTATGCAAAAAGAAGAGGCATACCTGTTGGACCTGGTAGAGGTTCAGCAGCTGGAAGTTTAGTTGCCTATTGCTTAGGAATAACTATGATAGACCCTATAAGATACAATTTACTATTTGAAAGATTTCTAAATCCTGAAAGAATATCTATGCCAGATATTGATATAGATATTTGTCGTGAAAGACGGGATGAACTGATAGATTATGTTGTGCATAAATATGGTAGAGATAGAGTTGCACATATAATAACTTTTGGAAGAATGAAAGCTAGAGCTGCAATAAGAGATATCGGTAGAGTTTTAGATACAGATTTAAAGAAGATTGATAAGTTGAGTAAATTGGTTTCTCCATTTCAAGCTTTAGAAAAAACTTTAAAAGAAAATGTTGAAGTTGCTAAATTATATACAACAGATATAGAATTACAAAAGGTTATAGACCTAGCAATAAGAATAGAGAATACTGTAAGACATGTATCTACACATGCAGCAGGTATACTTATAACAAAAGAAGATTTAGATAGAACAGTTCCTATCTATTTAGATGAGAAAGAAGGAGTTATAGCAACTCAATATCAAATGAAAGAACTTGAAGAGTTGGGACTTTTAAAGATAGATTTCTTAGGATTAAAAAATTTATCAAATATCCAAAGAACAATAGATTATATAAAAAAATATAAAAATATTAATATTGATTTATATAAAATTCCACTTGATGATAAAAAAGTTTTTCAAATGTTATCTTTAGGAGATTCAACAGGAGTTTTCCAGCTTGAATCAGCAGGAATAAGAAAGATAATGAAAAGATTAAAACCTGATAAGTTTGAAGATATAGTAGCCCTATTGGCACTATATAGGCCTGGACCTTTACAATCAGGTATGGTTGATGACTTTATAAATCGTAAGAATGGAAAAGAAAAAATTGAATACCCACATAAAAATTTAGAGATAATATTAAAAGAAACCTATGGTGTAATTTTGTATCAAGAGCAAGTTATGAAAATAGCAAGTTATATGGCAGATTATAATCTTGGTGAAGCAGATTTATTAAGACGGGCTATGGGAAAGAAAAACTTTGCTATTATGAGAGAAAATAGAGAAAAGTTTATTGAAAGAGCAGTAAATAATGGTTATACAGTTGAAAAATCAGAAGAAATATTTGAATTGATAGATAAGTTTGCAGGTTATGGTTTCAATAAATCTCACTCTGTTGCCTATGCTATGATTTCATATTGGACTGCATATTTTAAAGTACATTATCCAGCTTTTTATTATGCAGCAGTTATGACTTCTGAAATTTCAGAAACAGGGGATATTGCTTATTATTTTAATGATGCAAAAGAACATGGGGTAAGAGTTTATTCTCCAAATGTAAATTCTTCTAGTGCATATTTTGAAGTTAAAAATGATGGAATAACATATTCTCTTGCAGCAATTAAAAATTTTGGTTTAACTATGGCTAAAAAAATTGTTGAAGATGTAAAATTAAATGGTAAGTACACAACACTTGAAGAATTTATTTTTAGAAATAAGAAGAATGGAATGAATAAAAGAGCCTTAGAAGCTTTGATTTTATCAGGTGCCTTAGATGAAATTAAAGGAAATAGAAAAGAAAAATTTTTATCAATAGATAAGGTACTAGATTATAGTTCAAAAGTACCAAAAACAGATGAAATTCAACAGATGAACCTTTTTGGTGAAGCAGCTAAAACAATAGATAAATTTAATTTGGCTATAAGTGAAGATTTTAGCTTAGAAGAGAAGCTAAATAAAGAACAAGAATTTTTAGGTTTCTATTTAAGCTCACATCCATTAGATAGATACAAGGATATTCTTACAGCATTTTCAATAAAAAAACTTTCTGAATTTGACTTAGTGGGAAATCAAGTTGTAAAAACATTTGGGACTATCACAAATTTAAAGAAAATTATAACTAAAAAAGAAGAACAAATGGCAATGTTTAACTTAATTTGTTATGATAGAAGTCTATCTTGTATAGCTTTTCCTAGGGTGTATGAAAGGTTTATAACTGAAATTATAGAAAAGAAAACTGTCTATATTGAAGGAAAAATCCAAATAGATAATTATAAGGGAGAGAGAACAAATAAACTATTGGTAGATAGATTAGTGGAATTAGATAAAATTTATGAATACCCAGCAAAAAAATTGTTTATTTTAATAGAGCCAGAAGATAGTTATAGGTATAGTAGACTTAAAGATTTAATTAATTTCAATAAGGGAAAAACTCAAATTGTATTTGCTATAAAAAACAAAGATGAAAGAAAACTTCAAGCAATGAATAAAGGAGTAAAACTTAGTAAAGAGTTTTTTGAGAATTTAGTTGAACTTATGGGTATAGACAAAATAAAAATTGTAATGTAA
- the rpmI gene encoding 50S ribosomal protein L35 encodes MPKMKTHRGAKKRIKVTGTGKFIIKHSGKSHILTKKDRKRKNHLKKDAVVTETYKRHMQGLLPYGEGR; translated from the coding sequence ATGCCAAAGATGAAAACTCATAGAGGAGCTAAAAAAAGAATTAAAGTAACTGGAACTGGGAAATTTATTATTAAACATTCTGGTAAAAGTCATATCTTAACTAAAAAAGACAGAAAAAGAAAGAACCACTTAAAGAAAGATGCTGTGGTTACTGAAACTTATAAGAGACATATGCAAGGATTACTACCATATGGAGAAGGAAGATAA
- the rpsP gene encoding 30S ribosomal protein S16: protein MLKLRLTRLGDKKRPSYRIVAMEALSKRDGGAVAYLGNYFPLEDSRVVLKEEEILNFLKNGAQPTRTVKSILVKAGVWAKFEETKKK, encoded by the coding sequence ATGTTAAAATTAAGACTTACAAGATTAGGAGATAAAAAAAGACCTTCTTATAGAATAGTAGCTATGGAAGCTTTATCTAAAAGAGATGGTGGAGCAGTGGCTTATTTAGGTAACTATTTCCCATTAGAAGATTCAAGAGTAGTATTAAAAGAAGAAGAAATCTTAAATTTCTTAAAAAATGGAGCTCAACCTACAAGAACTGTAAAATCAATCTTAGTTAAAGCTGGAGTATGGGCTAAATTTGAAGAAACTAAAAAGAAATAA
- the glsA gene encoding glutaminase A has product MEELLKELVEKNRKFAADGNVANYIPELDKADKNALGIYVATLDNQEFFAGDYNTKFTIQSISKIISLMLAILDNGEEYVFSKVGMEPSGDPFNSIRKLETSSRKKPYNPMINAGAIAVASMIKGKNEKERFGRLLDFAKLITEDDSLDINYKIYCGESDTGFRNFSMAYFLKGEGIIEGNVEEALTVYFKQCSIEGTAKTISTLGKFLANDGVLSNGERILTTRMAKIIKTLMITCGMYDSSGEFAVRVGIPSKSGVGGGICSVVPGKMGIGVYGPSLDKKGNSLAGGHLLADLSEELSLNIF; this is encoded by the coding sequence ATGGAAGAACTATTAAAGGAACTAGTAGAAAAAAATAGAAAATTTGCAGCAGATGGTAATGTAGCAAATTATATTCCTGAGCTTGATAAAGCAGATAAAAATGCTCTTGGAATTTATGTAGCAACTTTAGATAATCAAGAATTTTTTGCAGGAGATTACAACACAAAATTCACAATACAAAGCATTTCAAAAATAATCTCTTTAATGTTAGCTATATTAGATAATGGTGAAGAATATGTATTTTCAAAAGTTGGAATGGAACCAAGTGGTGATCCATTTAACTCAATCAGAAAACTTGAAACTTCAAGCCGAAAAAAGCCTTATAATCCTATGATAAATGCAGGAGCAATTGCTGTTGCTTCTATGATAAAAGGAAAAAATGAAAAAGAAAGATTTGGTAGATTACTAGATTTTGCAAAATTAATAACAGAAGATGACTCTTTAGATATAAATTATAAAATATATTGTGGTGAATCTGATACAGGATTTAGAAACTTTTCAATGGCTTACTTCCTAAAAGGAGAAGGAATAATTGAAGGTAATGTGGAGGAAGCACTTACTGTTTATTTTAAGCAATGTTCAATAGAAGGAACTGCTAAAACTATTTCTACCTTAGGAAAATTTTTAGCAAATGATGGTGTTCTTTCAAATGGTGAAAGAATTTTAACTACAAGAATGGCAAAAATTATTAAGACATTGATGATAACTTGTGGAATGTATGATAGTTCAGGTGAATTTGCTGTGAGAGTTGGTATACCTTCAAAAAGTGGAGTAGGTGGAGGAATTTGTTCTGTTGTTCCTGGTAAAATGGGAATAGGGGTATATGGACCTTCACTAGATAAAAAAGGAAACTCTCTTGCTGGAGGACATCTACTTGCAGATTTATCTGAGGAACTTTCTTTAAATATTTTTTAG